TTACACGGATATTTCATACAATAATCTAATTACatcatttcttttaatttctaaaaaatagtaaatatttttgttaatgtaaGAATAAGTAATTAGACGCATCAAAATTATTCCAAATCATGTTAAAgcagagttaattcagaaaaaTTGATTGCCCTAAAGATATTTCACATTTAGGTATGGGACATAGAAAAGAAGCTGATGTCTGATGTTtacattgttaaagaagaaatCACTTGCTTTTCAGTCATTCAGCATAGCCTTTACATGTAAGTAATGTGTTCATTTCCAAAATAATAAGGTAGAAGATCACAAAATTTTCTctaagagaagaagaatctgcATTGGTGGCAGGTATATAGGAGTCTCTAATGGTAATATATCAGTATTGAAGCTTGATCAAGAACCATGGCACATGGTTAAAATGAAATACACCATACCCCTCTCTGTCTCTTATGGTAAGATCATACATAAATTTGGTCTTCAGTTCCCTTTTTCCCACATTCACAAGTTCCTTAACaatataattttcaatttttagggAATTCAGCTGAAATGGCTGAAGATATTGTTGTGACACACATACTGCCTCAACCCTTTGCTGAAAGCAAGAGGTAATCTCCATAAATTGTTCTGTTCTTTGTTTTatctttgttaattttttttgtgaaaaaggTTTAATGTTCTGTTATCTTATGTGTTCAATGCAGAGTTCTTATAATCTTTAGAAATGGACAGATGGTATTGTGGGGCATTCGAGAAAGCCGGTCCGTTTTCAGAACCGGTGGAAACATGTCGCAGCAATTGTACGGCGAAACAAAGAAGGTGTCTTCTGCTTGTTGGGTGTGTCCTTATGGAACCAAGGTGGTTGTAGGCTACAACAATGGAGAGATCTACATTTGGGGAATTCCTTCTCTTAACAAAGGAAATGTTCCAACAATTGATTATAGCAGCATTCAAAACACTCCTATTTTCAAGCTTAACTTGGGATACAAGTCAGACAAAACATCTATAGGATCTCTCAAATGGACTTATGCCGAAGGAAAGGCGAGCCGATTATATGTCATGGGAGCTTCCGAATATGCATCTTCAAATTCTGTGCAGGTATTTGAGCAATGAAAGTTCTTGTGCTGATAAACTAGGCCTATGTTCTAGTTACCTATTAGAGATGAAATGGATCTACTTGATTCCGTGAACTTGTGTGAATAATTGTTGTGTGAAGCAGGTGGTGTTGTTGAATGAACAAATCGAATCTAGAACAACTAAGTTGGGACTTCATTTGTCTGAAAGTTGTATTGACATGGAGATCATCTCAACCTCAATTGACCAAAACAAGCATAAACAAAGTTCTTTCCTTTTGCTTGGAAAATCAGGCCATGTATATGTGTATGATGATAGTTTGATTGAAAGATATCTACTGCAAAACCAATCTAAGTCAAGTTCCACATTGCCAAAGGAAATGGTTGTAAAGTTACCAATGGCAGATTCAAGCATCACGACAGCAAAATTCATCTGCAACAATACTAGTATGTTAAATTCTGGAGACGAGGTACCGGAGAATTTCAatgaatcttttcatacaaTCTGATTCTTCTGTATACATGTAACTGATTTGTGATATTCTTTGCTTTTTGATATAGTATTATAGTCAGAAGATAAAAAACTATCCACCCCTTATTCCCATAGAAGCAAGCTACAAAGATGGGATAAACCTTAGTTCTGCCAACTTCAATGGATTTTCAAGTgtaaaaaatttgtatataacTGGACACAGCAATGGAGCCATAACTTTTTGGGATGCATCATGTCCCTACTTCACCCCAATTTTGCAATTAAAGCAACAGGTAATGATATTTTTATCAGATACACACTTTATGCAAGAAAGTCTTTTACTTGAGTAGCAAGGAACTATAATTTGTTCCTGAATTCTAAGCATTCATCTTAATGCAGAgtgaaaatgatttttctttGAGTGGTATACCATTGACGGCATTATATTTCAATATCAACTCTCCTCTCCTTGTTTCTGGTGACCAGAGTGGAATGGTGAGTTTCATTTGATCCTTGTATTTTTTTGTTCCTTTTAAAAATTCTCGCGTGCACGTTTAATTTATGGTATGTCTGATACAAACACGATCGACAGGTTCGGATATTTAGATTCAAACCAGAACCATATGCCTCCAGCTTCCTATCTCTCACTGGTAATAAAAATGCATAGCAAATATATTTCTTAGCTTATAACTTGTTGCTTTGTTATTTAACAAATGGCATTCCACCTCTGCAGGAGGTTCAAAGAAAGGGACTGATCATGTGATCCAAAGCATGAAACTTGTAAAGACTACTGGTGCTGTGCTTTGTATGAACATGGATCACTATTCAAAGCATCTTGCCGTTGGTTCTGATCAAGGAAATGTGAGAAAATTTACTAGAATTTTCTGTAGTTTTTGTTCTTTCCATGTGgaaatttagttttttaccACACTATTCCAATTATTCAAAGAGACAAATCTTTATGTGCAATGCAAAAAGTATCAATTATTCAAGATACATTTATAGTTAATATATTACCTTGACATTGCTGATGCTAACAATTCACCAATTTGTTGCAGGTTTCAATCATTGTCATAGATGGCCCTTGTGTATTATATCAGAAAAATATAGCAAGTGAAATTTCTACTGGTATAATCTCCCTGCAGTTTGTGACCTGCAGTTTGCATGGTTTTGAGAAAAATGTATTAGCAGTCGGAACAAGAGACTCGTCTGTTCTGGCATTAGATAGCGAAACTGGAAACACGCTCAGTGCCGAAACAGTTCATCCTAAGAAGCCCTCCAGAGCTTTATTCATGCAGGTGTTGGGTAAGAATTTGTCAATAGCAGTGAATAATCATACTATTTTCAATATAAACTAGCATTGAAGGGCCTGATTCAATAGAGTAAGAGCATTTCTGTTATATTATTTGAACCAAACACAGGATCAATTACAGAAGATGGCCTGGACTTGAGAGAAGGGAATCATGTTGGGGATGCAACAACAAAGCAGTTGTATATTTTGCTGTGTTCTGAGAAGGCTGCATATGTGTATTCTTTCGTCCATGCTACGCAGGTTATCGCACTCGCTAGATGCGAATACTCGAATATTGGCTTATGCCTGCAAGGCTGAAATTACTTTTGCATTGCAGGGAGTTAAAAGGGTGCTTTACAAGAAGAAGTTTCATTCCTCCTCCTGTTGTTGGGCTTCAACATTTTACAGCTCCTCTAATATTGGCCTTGTGCTCCTTTTCACCAGTGGCAAAGTAGAATTAAGGTTATGCTTTTTGTTTCCCTAATTCTTCTCATACTTTGTAGAATATAATTTGATGGGGTATTTAACATTCAAGGCTTACCAACATTTATATCCTTCTCAATAGTCTTCTCTACTATGTCAACATCAGGTCTTTGCCTGAGTTATCTCTGATAGAGGATGCTTCAATAAGAGGTTTCACTTATTCATCTCCAAAACTGAAGTCGCTTTCCGACTCCCAGATATGTTGTTCATCCAAAGGAGATATTGTTGTGGTACGACTCGATTTTTCTCTAGTATAACAGGTTTCTATAAATGTTTATGAACCTCACTGACTCAACTTCTGTTTGCAGGTGAATGGTGACCAGGAAATTTTTGTTGTCTCATTGTTAGTCCACAGGAATATTTTccggtatatatatatagctagATGACGAAATTAGGAATATCTGCAACCTTTTCTCTTctatagtattttatttaagatCATGCTGGTGAAGATGAAAAATGATCATGAAACTTACAGATCAGTGGTCGCATTTTTACATTTTGTTTGACTTCATTTTAGACTGTTGGACTCTGTTACCTGCATTGAAAGGAATGAAAGGATGCCATCACAAGAAGAGCTCGCTCCTAGTCCTGTTTcccaaaaggaaaagaagaaggtaTATAATTAGTAAGAACATACAACTATTTCTCTATTATTTTTGTGACTGAAGGAATTCGGCCTTGTTTTCCGGCATGGCAGGGTATATTCAGCTTAGTTATGAAAGAATTTACCGGAAGTAAAGAAAAGGATGTGCCCTCCATGGAAAAAGAAGATCCAAGAGAAAGTATCCGCGAACTCTCAGCAATACTTTCAAATGCAAATTTTCCAAGTGATGCTGACAATAGTGATAACTGGACCATGCATGAAGATGAGCCTGAATTAACATTAGGTATAACAAAGCCTCAGTTATGCAAAATCGATGTTATATAATACTTGCATGCTCTTGAAGCTCATTTAATGCGAACTTATGGCTATGCTAGTCAGAAAGCACAAATATTATGAAACAAAACATggctaaaataaaattataggctTATAGCTCAATCTGCATCCCAATTCAGTTATCTAATATGTGACACTCTTTTTCCATTTATGCAGATGACATTCATCTAGATGATCATGTAGAAAAACGaaaagaacaaagcatattAGGAGCTCTTAATAAGAAGAAATTGGCTGGCAAATTGAATGCTTTCAAAGGTTTCATGACAATGAATTCTCCCTGATGCAAAATGATTTTTCGTTATGTATGTTCATCTTTTTTAACATACTGTATTTTTCTTATGAATCAAAATCTACAGGAAGATTGAAAGAGAAGAAGGGCAACAATCAGAAAACACCAGATAACAATAAGGAAGAGCCACAAGATGAGAAAGCTGGTGCAGTTGATCAAATTAAGAAGAAATATggattttcttcctcttcttcgtcATCATCCCGTGTAAGAATTATGTTGCTTAACTTGCATACTATTGTGATCTTGGAAACTTTTGAAGTGGCAAGATTGATCAGTTTTATGAAACTTTAGTACTAAACTTGGTTAAACTTACTTATGATGAATCCAATGGCTCTAGATTTCAAGAAAACAACAGAAAGTGTCGAAGCTCATGCTCATTTAGTAATTTAGTATAATGTTTTAGATTTTGGCAacaattttgacaaaaatgttACGATGCAACCGAAATAAACTTGATGCATCATACACCAAGATAACTCATGCATTGATCGTGAATGCGCCGTTGTAGGAAACAGGCACGAGCGTTGTAAGCATTGCTAAATCGGCACAAGGCAGATTGCAGGACAACACCAGGAAACTGCAGGCAAGAAACAAGATCcattaatatttttcttgacAGAAAAAGTTGAAATTCTACCTCCATAAAAGTGCCAAATTTAGTTTTATGGTTTTACTTACATGCATTGAAACTCGACAGGATATCAACCTACGAGCAACAGAGATGCAAGATACAGCAAAATCATTTTCATCATTGGCAAAACAAGTGCTACGAACTGCTGAACAGGATAGACGAAATATATAAGAACAATAAGCTAATCTATTAGAGTTAggttcaaaattgttttattttttcgtcATATATAAgtattcatattttttctagtcagtttgctttaattttaaatgaCGTTTGATTTGACACAGCTAAAAGTCAAGACGTAATTGGTAGTTGGTGGATAATAGTTTAGCATATACGTATGTAGTTTATATTTAGTAGCTTAACATTTATGATAATAGTTGATAGATATTTCTATATATACCTCTTTTtggatgaaataaaaaaaatgctccTATTTTCTCTACATTAACAGGCACAATACCTAATAAAATTACCAATAATTCAGATTATTACAGAAAAAAAAGTTAGACAACCgctaaagaagaaagaaatagcaAACTGCGCTAACTGATTATCTATTCAAGAATGTTACACATGGCATCATGGCATGAGTTCAGACAGCAAAGAAAAACTCTGCAAGCTTAGTGTTTTATCAACAGATCTTCCAGTTGTGAGCGTATCTGTTCTCTAACAGCATCTCTGTTATTAAGGCTCAATGTATAACAAGCTGCACCTGGATGATTCCTCAACCTGGCAACTGCAGAAATTGACCCCAAAAAAAAGTCATTTACAGATTCATGCATTCAGCACTAAAGCATAAACATTGAACTTCACACCtatcatagaaaagaaaatgtatTCTAACTAAGAAAGAAACAGAGATTTTTGAGAAAAGGGCATGTCTAAGTCGGAAAATTTTACCCGCAGGAATATCTCTGCCAAATTTCGGAATCGGAATGGAAGCCAAAACCGGGATATTTGACTCCAAAACCTTTAGAACTGCTGGGAAAAACGATGAACTGTATAACTCCATCTTACCAACCTCATCAATAATGAAGAGATCACTGTCCTCTCTAACCTATTCATTGAAGGCAAACTCTGAAAAATTAATCTCTCATTAATAGCCCCCAAAAGGAAGGGAAACAGTTCATATTCGtctcttctttttcctttttccccCTTTGTTTTTTGGGATATGCTTTGAAGATCAAAATGAAAGTTGGTAAAATGTGCAGCTATCCAACCTCTTATTATAACACTAACTCAATCAAGCACTTAGCTAGTAAagtaaagggaaaagaaaatgcataaacaaAATAccaatggcaagaaaaacatgGACAAACCGTCTTGAGAAAGCAAGCTCACCTGCAACTCAGGCAGTGCAAGTGACTCAAAGGATGCTACATCAACCTTATACTTGCCAACACTAGGCCATCTACAAGATTCAGGGCTGCAAAATGCCATTCAACAACACCCTTTAATTAACCAAACAAACAAGCAAACTTCGAAGTCCTAACAAAGGAAGCACTGAACAATCTGGCCAATGAATGAACACAAAGTATTTACCAACAATCAGAATTAGCAAAAAAGTTACAATTTTTCAGTCTTCTAAGCTCGAAGAATGAAAAATGAATACCCTCAAGCACCACCCCAACAGAGGCAAAAAAACAAACACCTAACCGGCAATAAAAAGAATTGTAAAGAGAAACccataaaatcatttaaaagaataagaaaggtGGGTGGTACGTTGAGATGGTGGTGGAGGCAAGTGGGCATGTGCGACCATCAAGAGTGACAACTTCAAAACCAACCCTTTCACCTGAGCTTCTAACTTCAcctgaaaaaagaagaaacagttACATGGTTTTCATAACCATGGCATGAATTcatagaaaagaagaataatttGGGTAATTTACGAGTGTAGAAGCCCTGAAGCTTGAGGTTTGGATGGGAAGCTTTGAGGGACTCGAAGACTCTGATTATGAGAGTGCTTTTGCCAACACCCTGCAATTGAATGATAAGTCAAATTAGGAATTAGATGATGATGACGAtaatggtgatggtgatggtgatgatgacTCACAGGAGGACCAGTGACGAGGATGCATTTGCCGGGAGCGGCCATTGTTCCAATGGCATCGGAAAAGTGAGAGTGAGAATTTTTCTAATGTaattatttacattttttttttattttttaaaaatctaatttagaggatttatttatgttattttaaatctgaatcattaatataaaatgtgataaataaaaagttgaaatttgttcaattaaaaaataatacaatactctttatttaataaaaaaatatttaagaataaatcataaattacaAACAATTCTCTTGCAATATTCTAATAGaccaatatatttatttattagaaaaaacaTTTTATCATCTCCAATTATACCAATGCTTATAAATAATGAGTAATTTCGATGTCTCATTAAACAGCGTAGCCTTAAATAGGCAATTAGATTAATACTGAAATGGTGATAGAACTTGATCAAGAGCGTGAAAtacagagaagaagagaaaggttGAATTAGTGAATGAATGTAGTTAAATTGATTGAACTAAATCTCGTTTACATGCTGCACACTTAATGCTATATATAATACTATATATTGCAAATGCCAAAACATACAATATATCTAACTAAGCAGATTCTGTTTTAGCAGAATCTTCACTTGTCTAACCAATTTTCTATGCTTACGTTTTGATACGTGGTCAGGAGGAGTTTGCACTTCAAGTAATGTCGGTTGGTTTGAGACTGAAATGTGAATATGTgataataattttatgaattttctaTATCAGAGGCCTCCCTAGCATAACTTAACTTTAATTTCTCCATTtccaatttgttttcaattgtcTAATCTCAACTTCTTATAATAATCCGCATTGATATACTTTTAACAAAAGCAGGAAAATACACCAAATCTGCTAGCATGCTCACAAACTTCATACACCAAAACTCAtttgtatataatattatatgtttgttgcaaaaaaaaataaagagagaaagaaaaaagagattaTTTACTTGGTTCTGGTCTTTTAGATTGTGTTCAAACAATGGATTGAGAGGAACAGAAAGATGTGGGATGaacaaaaactaatattttgactTGTTTAGTGAACATAAATGGACTAACTTTAAAAGATGAATCGAATgacatatttattatttcaataattttgtGATCAAGAAGTTTTTGGGTAAAGAGaatgaggagtagtatataattttatttaatcaaCTTTGGTTGGTCGAGTGATTAACTCATTTGTCAGTTTAAGTAAGTGTTGGAAGTTTGAATCCCACCTTATAATCTATTGGCCAGCGGTAATCTATATCTTACATAGagttcaaattatatatatttttttaaaaaataaaaataaaatgacatAATTTCCTAGATAAATTTTGAGTAATATCCTAAATAGGTCCTCAAGAAATTCACCGTCGGACAGATTTGTCCCcaacaaaatttaactaaaattttgtCTTTGGCATTTTTAGTTATGTACCAGATACATCCCCATGGCAGTTTGATCCGGTCAAGCCGTCGTACGTGGAAGTTAACGGATTGACGTGTCAGTGCCACGTGTCACCTCCAGGACAATTTGGTCCCCATCCAAATTGGACAAAACGACGTCGTATTGGATCATGAGgcaaacgacgtcgtttcgtGGAGGACAAATTTGTCCCCACCATAGAAGGCAGAGTTGCAAAACGATAACGTTTTAAATAGGGGACCTATCTGACCTGTTCGAGGAGACCTATCTGCTTTATGATTATGCTTCTGTAAGAACCTATTTGTCTGATAACCTAATGTTTGGGGACCTATCTAACCTATAATTAGTGACATTACCTTCAAATAAATTCATTGTCTTTTTTAGTTTCATTGAAAATACAAGCTGATGTATTTGGACCTGGTACCTTGCAAAATTCTAATCCTCCCTCTCATGGcactcaaattaaaaaaattttcttcataTATCACCAAAAAATGTCTCAGAATCTCAAAGAATGCTTgagttttaagttttaaaagtagtagaatatttttttaatgaattatatatGACAAAAGAAtatttaggaaaaaaaaaaagttatgcaTCAAATTCCTCCCAATTTTCCCTATACAATAAGAGATAAttgattcttttatttattaaatatgcGATTAACCAAGATGGTAAATATCTTATACTACCATTATTAAGAGATCTTGGGTATGAAATAATTTggaaaataattagtaaataatatcAAGCAAattatcatttgatttttatatttttattatttttttatattttaaaattgaccaGTTAACTTCTTATATTAAAGTTAAGAAATATCAATATGTTGAATTGTTCATATTCCGTTGGGAAGCCAGCAAAATATCTTAATAATGCAGAAATGcataaatatctaaaattagaaaaatataaagaaaaagaaacataaatAATGAATCGTTACATAACATGCagcaaattatattatattattggaGATGATTACATTATTGTATACCATGAAGGGGCCACGTTGAAGCTACTGCAATAATCAAGTGCTAAGAATCCATATACTACgttcataattaataattcaCAATTTAGCACAAAGATAGCATGCAATCCAAAAGCAACGTGCCATAATAAGTAGTTTCCTTGGAATAGAGCTAGGCAAATTGTGGTAACAAGAAGTTTTATTTACATTTCACCTTTAACAATTTTGGTAAGATTAAACAATGTCGTTATTACGTGAGCTAGACCTTATAGCAACTGAAGCTGCATGTATTTTTCACATCGTGAAACATGTTGCTATTTGATATGTAGACCGAAGGTTCAAAATCCAAATTAGTTAGCCggtagtaatgaacttgcatcgtGCCTACTCCTATGAAGCAATTCAACTATGTAGGCAATCCTCATGTTTATCACTTGCCCTATTCACTTTCAAACCCATACGAAAGGTTGTGTTTATTTTAGAAGAAactatgaaaatttaatttattattttttttatccaaaaaatttgagaagaaaaataaataataaaaaatataattatgaaaaattaataaaaataataaaaaaataaaaaataagctgTGTTTATTGTTAGTGTTTATGTATTCTTCTTGTCAGTATAGAcataaaatacactaattcagtgtctTTAGATACAATGTTTTTCTCTATGCCTTATCTGTCAAATACGATTTTGTCTCTTTTTATGTCTTATCTCTGTAAATAAATGCGGCCAAAGTGATGGATTAAATATTAAATCCCGTGGaagtaatatttaaaaaaaaatactatatcgtaagtaaatatttgaaaaataatcttataaatcattgaaaatttttagcatAATAATGGTGATAATTCTTCAAAGTTTTAAAATTCATTACATTAAGAtagattattttttctttcaaggaGTATATATGTATTACATAGGACTACTCCTCATAGGACACTATTATTGATTCACATTTTATTAATCCGCGAATGAAGTATAAAGTCAGTCAAGAAAATTGGATGAAAACGGCAAATTTCAATCACTGCGGCCAGTGTAGAACTGCATGGTGCATGAAATATTTATATGAGTAGGTAGGTCCGCTTGATTCAAGTATGTAAAAGGAACAGAATATTCACTATCGCTCCGGTAAACGACAAAAGAGTTCGCTTACTAAAGTTCAAAGGCTTTGACTATCCGTACGACGAAACAAAAAATTCACCTAGAACTGTATCATGGCTTATAAACTACAAAGTCAGAAGGAAACTTTATAAAATGTTTCACAGCAAATCCCAACAACAAAAGACaaaatctccattcaaaattcCTAGGAATTGAGCAATTATGATCTATAAGGATAATAGTAAACTCCGGGCAAATTACCCTCCGACCATGGACAATAGTGAAATTTGCAAACtcttaatttttagttttttaccaTTGAATCGGATAGCCAAAGATAACATTTGAAGACTCAAATTATTTAGCAAAAATTAAGATCTTCATACGTTTACTATTGATTACTTATCATTCATATTAAATAACTTGGTGTAAAATCATATCAATTGTTTGGTCATAAAGCACATTTCACAATTAGATCTTGTTACAATTTTTGTGCATTAATTTCCAACTTTTGGTGTGACTTGGGCCTTCTCATAAGAtccaaaaatgaaaataaacgaCGGGAAACTGCTTCTGTATTTGATAATATGAATGGCAGAATGATAAGTACATGATGATGATAACCAACTTAAAccataataacaaatttaaaaataagaaactaCTATTCATCAGAAACAGCCGAGGCCTGAGCGCAACAACACTGAACGAAAGCCATATTCTAAGCTATAAACTATTAATCGATGATTAATGAAATTATTTCCAACCACTCCAAGGCCTCTTCCTTCATCACTCCAGCTACTTCACTCATCCTCCTACAGAATAACAAGTCAAATTTGTTAACAAAAAGTAACAGTTAATGTCAGAATCTACTtcataattgaaaataaattacaaagcTCCATTacctcctcatcatcatcgtcattcACCTCAGATTTCGACTTGTCAGAATCTCCACCCTCATTCTAATACATCAAAAAAGTTCAACTATAGAATTAGTATGAACCACAATATAAGAGAGAATCACAATATTGAGTTAAATTATTACCAGTCCTTTGTTGTAGGCCCTGATATCCTCATCATACGCTAGTTTGTTCTTCTCAGCTTTTGCTTGGTATGGAGCTTTTTCctgaaagaaaataataataatgaattagAGAGTAAATCTTAAAACAAACAACGATGATAAATTgatcacaataataataataataataactgcaATAGCGGAAATAATCTTTATCAGGAGGgggaaaa
The Arachis duranensis cultivar V14167 chromosome 5, aradu.V14167.gnm2.J7QH, whole genome shotgun sequence genome window above contains:
- the LOC107487404 gene encoding uncharacterized protein LOC107487404, producing the protein MAAPGKCILVTGPPGVGKSTLIIRVFESLKASHPNLKLQGFYTREVRSSGERVGFEVVTLDGRTCPLASTTISTPESCRWPSVGKYKVDVASFESLALPELQVREDSDLFIIDEVGKMELYSSSFFPAVLKVLESNIPVLASIPIPKFGRDIPAVARLRNHPGAACYTLSLNNRDAVREQIRSQLEDLLIKH
- the LOC107487292 gene encoding uncharacterized protein LOC107487292; its protein translation is MFVKKFVEKASTKKGSGNSLDGLKAKDVDLRLVFHQGLPSCGAKFAYDHIHKTLAISTRDGRIKLFGKDNAQVLLESTDAVPSKFLQFIHNHGILINVTVNNYIEVWDIEKKLMSDVYIVKEEITCFSVIQHSLYMYIGVSNGNISVLKLDQEPWHMVKMKYTIPLSVSYGNSAEMAEDIVVTHILPQPFAESKRVLIIFRNGQMVLWGIRESRSVFRTGGNMSQQLYGETKKVSSACWVCPYGTKVVVGYNNGEIYIWGIPSLNKGNVPTIDYSSIQNTPIFKLNLGYKSDKTSIGSLKWTYAEGKASRLYVMGASEYASSNSVQVVLLNEQIESRTTKLGLHLSESCIDMEIISTSIDQNKHKQSSFLLLGKSGHVYVYDDSLIERYLLQNQSKSSSTLPKEMVVKLPMADSSITTAKFICNNTSMLNSGDEYYSQKIKNYPPLIPIEASYKDGINLSSANFNGFSSVKNLYITGHSNGAITFWDASCPYFTPILQLKQQSENDFSLSGIPLTALYFNINSPLLVSGDQSGMVRIFRFKPEPYASSFLSLTGGSKKGTDHVIQSMKLVKTTGAVLCMNMDHYSKHLAVGSDQGNVSIIVIDGPCVLYQKNIASEISTGIISLQFVTCSLHGFEKNVLAVGTRDSSVLALDSETGNTLSAETVHPKKPSRALFMQVLGSITEDGLDLREGNHVGDATTKQLYILLCSEKAAYVYSFVHATQGVKRVLYKKKFHSSSCCWASTFYSSSNIGLVLLFTSGKVELRSLPELSLIEDASIRGFTYSSPKLKSLSDSQICCSSKGDIVVVNGDQEIFVVSLLVHRNIFRLLDSVTCIERNERMPSQEELAPSPVSQKEKKKGIFSLVMKEFTGSKEKDVPSMEKEDPRESIRELSAILSNANFPSDADNSDNWTMHEDEPELTLDDIHLDDHVEKRKEQSILGALNKKKLAGKLNAFKGRLKEKKGNNQKTPDNNKEEPQDEKAGAVDQIKKKYGFSSSSSSSSRETGTSVVSIAKSAQGRLQDNTRKLQDINLRATEMQDTAKSFSSLAKQVLRTAEQDRRNI